The genomic DNA TTTTCATCTTTAAATTTGTGCACAAACATATATAAAAAGCCACCCGGTTTTACTTCATCTATTAAGCCTAACCGCTCTTTATTTTGAAGTGCAATATCCATATAAGTCATCATTTGCATTTGTAAGCCATAATATACTTTTACCAAGTCCAAGGTAGCGGCTGTTTTTGATGATTTATAGTCAATAATATTGATAAAGCTTTTATTATTTTTATGAAACGTATCAATACGATCAATCTGACCTCTGATATAAATAGGCACACCTTGTTTTGTTTTCAACGTCTCAGCTTGAAGTTCATTGCTATTTTTTGGCGTTTTACGAAATGATTTTTCAAATGCAATCGGTCTGAATTGAGAATGCTCGGTCTGATGTTTCATAGCCATCAAGGTCGCTTGAATGATTGTGCCAATGCGTTGCGATAAATAACGATAGTACGACGTTGAATTCAATAAATTAAATTGCACTAATGGAAGCAATTCATCTAAAGCTTCTTGTGTTAAACGTTCAATCTGACTTTGCGTCAACTGATTGAAATGGCCTTCTACCTTTTCTGCAATATATCGTAAAACATCATGAAAAATCGTACCTAAATCAAAACTTTGCAATTGATATTTTGTTCGCTCATTTAGTCTTAATCCATGTGATGCATAATGCTTGAAAGGACAACTTTGATAACCTTCAAAACGTGAAACACTTGCATGGATAGATTGACCATACAATTGTGAAGTTAATTGTGTATCTAATTGAACCGTATCGTTATTGTAGCTTAACGCTGTTTTTAAATGACTAAGCCCTTCATTAAGTTGTTCATAATTTGACATCACATGGTAAACCGTAAACCATATATCTGACACGAGACCATCATCCAACCATGTTTTCAATGCTTCGAATAAATGGACTTTTGTCTGATGCGGATGCTCAACTAAAGTCAACGTTTCTCTCTCATGAACTTTTGATAATGATGTTGTTTCTAAATGAGGAAACATCGCAAAGATATCACTTAAAAATGGGCTTTTTTCTCGGTCTCCCCCACTTGTATCCATCAAACTATAAGAAAAAGTGACTTGCTCACATGCTCGCGTCATGGCATGGTAGCACACAAATGCTTCGTCCATTTGCAAGATATCCGCTGTAGGGCTCAACTGAATCCCAGCATATAATTCAAAATCTTTTTTCTCTTCATCAGAAATTAAACTGGTCCCATTGATAGGTTGAGGCATAATACCATCGTTCATACCAATTAAATAAACGTGCTTTTTATTATCCACTTTTGCAAGATCCATTGAACCAATGGTCACTTGGTCGATCGTCTGTGGAATCATAGAAAATTCAAGTTCATTCAACCCAACGTCTAAAACTTCTAAAAATCGCTTCAAAGTCATCTCGCGTGTATCAAAGACTGTCACAATATCATCAAGCACACGAATAAAGCCGTTCCAAATTTGATCAATTTCTTCTGCAGCTTCATGTTTCTCTTGCTGATCTAACCTATCACGTTGTGTCATGAGTTGGTTAGGTACTTCAAAGTCTTCTAAAGTTTCATAAAAATAAGTCGCAAAATCTCTCGCATTTTTCCCTTGTGATAACTTTTCTTGGAACTTCAAAAGTTTATTAAAGACATTGTTTTTTAAATCGATTACACGTTGAAATGTTTCAGCTTCTTCACGTGTCATTTTGTCATGTCTACGAAGCCCCATTTTACGAAATTGTTCTAGCTCAAAATATTTTGGATCAATCCAACGTTTGCCATAAATGCCTCTTTCAATCGCAAAATTTTCAAGAATATCGATTAAATATCGACTACGCGGAATGGATTCAGTCAGAATATTCGTTTTTAACAAGCGCATTAACGGCTCAAACTGCCACTCTGTTTGAATGACTTCTGCTAATGCACGTAACATTTCCATAATAGGATGGTGCGTCATTGATTTTTTCACATCGATATTAAAAGGTATATCGAATTGAGGCAATATCGATTCCATCAAATAGACGTAAGACGGATCACGATACAGTATCGCT from Staphylococcus schleiferi includes the following:
- the addB gene encoding helicase-exonuclease AddAB subunit AddB → MFRTFIGRAGTGKSTEMLNEIKQKMKEQPLGHPIIIITPMQGTYLYEQSLVSDTELMGSIRTEVLHFERLSHRVFQELGGVHEKKLSSIAIEMMIYDILQAYQQQLKLYRSQVKYLGFSTKVREQIQDFEKYAVTPEIVMEMAQDQQLEPRTRDKLHDIGLIFNQLKARMSSEYISSEDLMTRFVDLIPNSNWLKEAEIYIDGFHNFSTQEYQVIEALVRHTRAVTVLLTTNGDEDSFSMFRKPSESLQHLEEIAQDTHQPLQRQFFNQPMRFKTDMLKTLESQFDALQPSEHPFADGSVEIREVATTRDEVNDIARTIIRDVREKQYRYKDIAILYRDPSYVYLMESILPQFDIPFNIDVKKSMTHHPIMEMLRALAEVIQTEWQFEPLMRLLKTNILTESIPRSRYLIDILENFAIERGIYGKRWIDPKYFELEQFRKMGLRRHDKMTREEAETFQRVIDLKNNVFNKLLKFQEKLSQGKNARDFATYFYETLEDFEVPNQLMTQRDRLDQQEKHEAAEEIDQIWNGFIRVLDDIVTVFDTREMTLKRFLEVLDVGLNELEFSMIPQTIDQVTIGSMDLAKVDNKKHVYLIGMNDGIMPQPINGTSLISDEEKKDFELYAGIQLSPTADILQMDEAFVCYHAMTRACEQVTFSYSLMDTSGGDREKSPFLSDIFAMFPHLETTSLSKVHERETLTLVEHPHQTKVHLFEALKTWLDDGLVSDIWFTVYHVMSNYEQLNEGLSHLKTALSYNNDTVQLDTQLTSQLYGQSIHASVSRFEGYQSCPFKHYASHGLRLNERTKYQLQSFDLGTIFHDVLRYIAEKVEGHFNQLTQSQIERLTQEALDELLPLVQFNLLNSTSYYRYLSQRIGTIIQATLMAMKHQTEHSQFRPIAFEKSFRKTPKNSNELQAETLKTKQGVPIYIRGQIDRIDTFHKNNKSFINIIDYKSSKTAATLDLVKVYYGLQMQMMTYMDIALQNKERLGLIDEVKPGGFLYMFVHKFKDEKRAWNNVNDDQIEAEFLKSYQLQGLLNQDADVIDAYDKRLTNSFKSDIVPLGMKKDGQLYATSRVTDEDTIHKLIHHNKRNFIDIASRIMDGHNEVAPMQYQKKLPCSFCQYQSVCHVDSMIDSPKYRRVDEKIDPLEILAAEEEES